Proteins encoded by one window of Candidatus Nitrosocosmicus hydrocola:
- a CDS encoding aspartate aminotransferase family protein → MKHDNYLELYKTKTFESMNLYFKAREIFPGGISHNIRFFKPYPFFTQKARGKFLFDVDGNKYLDFWNGHWALILGHSPPRVTQKLRKQLKNGTLYGTANKISLKLGWEINRAIPLAENTRFCSTGSEATMYAIRLARSASGKRVIAKVEGGWHGFNTNLLQSVNYPYEVDEGLGLIEDEGHFVESLHFNDLERSLKVLESIKDDLAAIIVEPVMGGAGCILPKNGYLQGLQEFAQKNGSLFILDEIVTGFRFSYGAAMDNLKLEPDLFTLGKIIGGGLPIGAVCGKKEYMRLADSTVDGDKSTYCSIGGGTFSANPLTMKAGYHTLKTLKNDPTIYDKINDLGEFTRVGLSKILEEIKIKAEVTGIGSLFMIHFLNDDVESINSASDAALSNKEMLNNYNLALMANYDIFFLPGKMGAFSNAHDKKDAIRLLNATRSIFENTVI, encoded by the coding sequence ATGAAACATGATAATTATCTAGAGTTATACAAAACTAAAACATTTGAATCAATGAATTTATATTTCAAAGCAAGGGAAATCTTCCCAGGCGGAATAAGCCATAATATAAGATTTTTTAAACCATATCCCTTTTTTACCCAAAAAGCAAGGGGAAAATTTCTATTTGATGTAGACGGAAATAAATATTTAGATTTTTGGAACGGTCATTGGGCCCTGATTCTTGGACATTCACCCCCAAGAGTTACACAAAAATTGCGTAAACAATTGAAAAATGGGACTCTGTATGGTACTGCAAACAAAATTAGCTTAAAGCTTGGTTGGGAAATAAATAGGGCAATACCTTTGGCTGAAAATACAAGATTTTGCAGTACTGGTTCTGAAGCCACGATGTACGCTATCAGACTGGCTAGATCAGCTAGCGGTAAACGAGTTATTGCGAAAGTTGAAGGTGGATGGCACGGCTTTAATACAAATCTTTTGCAGTCAGTCAATTACCCATACGAGGTCGACGAGGGATTAGGTTTGATTGAGGACGAAGGACATTTTGTCGAGTCCCTGCATTTTAATGACTTGGAGAGGTCGCTTAAGGTACTTGAATCAATAAAAGATGATTTAGCAGCCATTATAGTCGAACCTGTAATGGGCGGAGCAGGATGTATACTGCCAAAAAATGGATATTTGCAAGGTCTACAGGAATTTGCACAAAAAAACGGGAGTCTTTTTATTTTAGATGAAATAGTAACGGGTTTTAGATTTTCATATGGGGCTGCAATGGATAACTTGAAACTTGAGCCTGATCTTTTTACCTTAGGCAAAATTATTGGTGGAGGTTTGCCAATCGGAGCTGTATGTGGCAAAAAAGAATACATGAGGTTGGCAGATTCTACGGTAGATGGGGATAAATCGACATACTGTTCTATAGGAGGAGGAACATTTTCAGCCAATCCCTTAACAATGAAAGCAGGATATCACACACTTAAAACATTAAAAAATGATCCAACCATCTATGATAAAATAAATGATTTAGGTGAATTTACTAGAGTAGGTTTATCCAAAATATTAGAGGAAATCAAGATAAAAGCAGAAGTAACAGGAATCGGATCACTATTCATGATTCATTTTTTAAATGATGATGTAGAAAGTATAAACAGTGCTTCAGATGCAGCGTTATCAAATAAGGAAATGCTAAACAATTATAATTTGGCATTGATGGCAAATTATGACATTTTCTTTTTGCCCGGCAAAATGGGTGCCTTTTCGAATGCACATGATAAAAAAGATGCGATAAGATTGTTGAATGCTACTAGATCTATCTTTGAAAATACAGTAATCTAA
- a CDS encoding ABC transporter permease, which yields MSHSVLNLVNQIFLIAYVTGFLWLRRNPLSLVFTAISPFSLLFILFVVSNGQYVQFAVAGSLVMALVGFGLALGQDISLYKIEYKMQDVFVASPVSPIVYMLGLALSELLYGLPALVVLISLAVFFSTSLAFLPILLLNVILIWGTMSSIGFFLSSHMLHMRNATQLISFVNVVIAVVPPVFYPISTLPEPLQIVSYFVPTTHASLMLQYSMGFPIPEGWSIYLGLLVQGIYFGFFMLIAKKKALWREN from the coding sequence ATGAGTCACAGTGTCCTCAATTTAGTAAATCAAATCTTCCTAATCGCATATGTAACTGGATTTCTATGGCTTCGGAGAAATCCATTGTCTCTAGTCTTTACTGCAATTTCCCCATTCTCATTGTTGTTCATTTTGTTTGTAGTTAGCAATGGTCAGTACGTCCAATTTGCTGTGGCCGGTAGTCTGGTCATGGCATTGGTGGGATTTGGATTAGCACTTGGACAGGATATTTCTCTTTATAAAATCGAGTATAAAATGCAAGATGTTTTTGTAGCCTCGCCTGTTTCACCGATTGTTTATATGCTAGGATTAGCACTTTCGGAACTCTTGTACGGATTACCTGCATTAGTTGTATTAATATCATTGGCAGTATTCTTTTCAACCTCATTAGCCTTCCTTCCAATACTTCTCCTAAATGTTATCTTGATTTGGGGGACAATGTCTTCAATTGGTTTTTTCTTGTCGTCACATATGCTTCATATGCGAAATGCAACCCAGCTAATATCATTTGTAAACGTCGTAATAGCTGTTGTTCCGCCAGTTTTCTATCCAATTAGTACCCTGCCCGAACCTTTGCAAATAGTCTCATATTTTGTTCCTACCACTCATGCTTCGCTAATGCTACAATATTCAATGGGTTTTCCAATTCCAGAGGGGTGGTCTATATATCTAGGATTATTAGTTCAAGGAATTTATTTTGGCTTTTTCATGTTAATTGCTAAAAAGAAGGCCTTGTGGCGGGAGAATTAG
- a CDS encoding tRNA (N(6)-L-threonylcarbamoyladenosine(37)-C(2))-methylthiotransferase, which translates to MQYTKRLFSMKPSLIEKITLIGDQKTSHLENTRNNIESLSKKVLNEHRKIFNFWIEAYGCSANFSDMEIISGILQQDGFNLVDQPEHADINLIVTCSVKNSTEHKMIDRIKSLTNINKPLIIAGCLPAADERMVKSLSPSASLIGPDSIKLVSKMSLAALEHNPITNLESMKDEKINLPKLRINPIISIVQISTGCLSECTFCQTKLAKGNLRSFRTGHIINQINTDIEMGIKEIWLTSTDNGCYGLDIGTNIVNLLRGCEQIDKYFKIRLGMLNPMYLKNFGKEISIAYSASNKLFKFIHIPIQSGSESILRKMKRGHTINSLMELVDRLKNNIPDITIATDIITGFPSETDEDFDKTMKLIRDIEPDIVNSSKFSSRPGTMASRMVKVNDEIISRRSEMLHKLIKKIALEKNSKWQGWKGEILIDDVENGILKGRNDYYKSISLDKDPNQLLCQDNNKDNKNTNILHENNESHSIFVKKRSIFQNPHMGKRVIVKVISNSHHTLCAIPLEIVN; encoded by the coding sequence ATGCAATACACCAAAAGACTTTTTTCCATGAAGCCTTCTCTTATTGAAAAAATTACTTTGATTGGTGATCAGAAAACATCTCATCTAGAAAATACAAGAAATAATATTGAATCCCTTTCAAAAAAAGTATTGAATGAGCATAGGAAAATTTTCAATTTTTGGATAGAAGCTTATGGATGTTCTGCAAACTTCTCCGATATGGAAATAATTTCAGGGATATTGCAGCAAGATGGCTTTAATCTGGTAGACCAACCAGAGCACGCAGATATTAATTTAATCGTCACATGTTCTGTAAAAAACTCGACCGAGCACAAAATGATTGACCGAATAAAGTCCTTGACCAATATCAATAAACCATTAATAATAGCTGGTTGTCTACCAGCAGCTGACGAGCGTATGGTAAAATCTCTTAGTCCAAGTGCTAGTCTGATTGGCCCTGACTCAATAAAATTGGTCTCCAAAATGTCACTTGCCGCATTAGAACATAATCCGATAACAAACTTGGAATCAATGAAAGATGAAAAGATTAATTTACCTAAACTAAGAATAAACCCAATCATTAGTATCGTACAGATATCTACTGGTTGTCTAAGCGAATGTACATTTTGTCAAACTAAACTTGCGAAAGGTAATTTGAGGAGTTTTCGAACAGGACACATCATCAATCAAATAAATACCGACATTGAAATGGGTATTAAGGAAATATGGTTGACTTCTACAGATAACGGCTGTTACGGCCTTGACATAGGAACCAACATTGTAAACCTACTGAGGGGTTGTGAACAAATAGATAAATATTTTAAAATTCGTTTAGGTATGCTAAATCCTATGTATTTAAAAAATTTTGGTAAAGAAATATCAATTGCATATTCGGCAAGTAATAAACTTTTCAAGTTTATTCACATTCCAATTCAGAGCGGAAGCGAATCGATCTTAAGAAAAATGAAAAGGGGTCATACCATTAACTCGTTAATGGAACTTGTGGACAGGCTAAAAAACAACATTCCAGATATAACTATTGCAACCGACATAATAACTGGTTTCCCATCTGAAACTGATGAGGATTTTGACAAAACAATGAAACTAATAAGAGACATTGAACCTGACATAGTTAATTCTTCCAAATTTAGTTCTAGACCTGGAACAATGGCCTCTAGAATGGTTAAAGTTAATGACGAAATTATCTCTAGAAGATCTGAAATGCTTCACAAATTAATAAAAAAGATTGCTCTCGAAAAGAATTCAAAATGGCAAGGGTGGAAGGGAGAAATACTAATTGACGATGTTGAAAATGGAATATTGAAGGGAAGAAATGATTATTATAAATCAATCTCTTTAGACAAAGATCCCAATCAATTGTTATGTCAGGACAACAACAAAGACAACAAGAATACCAACATCCTTCATGAGAATAATGAATCACATAGTATTTTTGTAAAGAAAAGATCTATATTTCAAAACCCACATATGGGTAAAAGGGTGATTGTAAAGGTAATTTCAAATTCACATCATACTTTATGCGCAATCCCATTAGAGATAGTAAATTGA
- a CDS encoding 50S ribosomal protein L31e, which produces MSNVEDTLARIYTINFSKAWLTPKHKRTDRVINMIKEFAIKHMKSSQIKIDQELNRYIWEKGKTNPPRKVRVRIVKDDDEQVIVSLYEDIMLDIEPRDKSKDENEEQPNKSEQSKSDSTEATTTPNSKLNDTDVGVSKT; this is translated from the coding sequence ATGTCAAATGTTGAAGATACTTTAGCAAGAATATATACAATAAATTTTAGTAAAGCATGGTTAACTCCCAAGCATAAACGAACTGATCGTGTAATAAACATGATTAAAGAATTCGCAATAAAGCATATGAAAAGTTCCCAAATTAAGATAGATCAGGAACTTAACCGGTATATTTGGGAAAAGGGAAAAACTAATCCCCCAAGAAAAGTAAGGGTAAGAATCGTCAAAGATGATGATGAGCAAGTCATAGTTTCTTTGTATGAAGATATCATGCTTGATATTGAACCGCGCGATAAATCTAAGGACGAGAATGAGGAGCAACCAAATAAGTCAGAACAATCCAAATCCGATAGCACCGAGGCAACTACAACTCCCAATAGTAAACTCAATGATACCGACGTTGGGGTATCAAAAACTTGA
- a CDS encoding 50S ribosomal protein L39e translates to MAARKTTTRKIRLLKKIKQNRPVPAWIIIRTHRHVRTNPKRRSWRRSDVNIG, encoded by the coding sequence ATGGCTGCCCGCAAAACTACTACCAGGAAAATTAGATTATTAAAGAAGATTAAACAGAACCGACCGGTGCCAGCCTGGATCATTATTCGGACACATCGACATGTTAGAACTAATCCAAAGCGAAGGTCTTGGCGTAGGTCAGATGTGAATATCGGATAA
- a CDS encoding DUF192 domain-containing protein has product MILSFTLLLISCCIVSEATFSLALDKLVSGDSSIDNVNATSLVQVNNMTLGVILATEPSEQSKGLAIKDSMNEKEGMLFIFKNPQKHSFWMKDMKFPIDIIWADPTGKIVHIEKNLQPCVFLLPCTSYSPKSDSLYVLEVVSNFTNKYDVKIGDQILSDSISSNNK; this is encoded by the coding sequence GTGATTTTATCCTTCACTTTGCTTTTGATTTCTTGTTGCATAGTGAGTGAAGCTACGTTTTCACTCGCTTTGGATAAATTAGTTAGTGGTGACAGTTCAATAGACAATGTCAACGCTACTTCTCTTGTCCAAGTAAATAATATGACTCTAGGAGTTATTTTGGCAACAGAGCCAAGTGAGCAGTCCAAGGGGTTAGCCATAAAGGACTCTATGAATGAAAAAGAAGGTATGCTTTTTATTTTCAAAAATCCACAGAAGCATTCTTTTTGGATGAAAGATATGAAGTTTCCAATAGATATAATTTGGGCAGATCCTACGGGTAAGATCGTTCATATTGAAAAGAACCTCCAACCATGTGTTTTTCTATTACCTTGTACATCATATTCACCCAAAAGTGACTCTTTGTACGTGCTTGAGGTAGTTTCAAACTTCACTAACAAGTACGATGTAAAAATCGGTGATCAAATACTATCTGACTCTATTTCCTCAAATAATAAATAG
- a CDS encoding aspartate ammonia-lyase, which yields MSQEFRIDKDSLGEIQVPVDAYYGPFTMRAKKQYQITNLPPHRNFIKSFVMIKKAAAITNKELRVLPSDLADAIIQSCNEILSGKLSQEFVIETLNSGASTAFNMNCNEVIANRTLEIIGFNKGQYDHVSPNDHVNMSQSSNDTSPTAIHLAIIMNCMELSKSLDILIKSLEKKSIEFSEDIKIGRTHLMDAIPVTLGHEFGAYALAMKKCKEMINNSLEELYYVALGGTAVGTGANTPKGYQDLVVSNLAKISGFPLKPSRNLFLSLQSKLEVANCSSAIKNLALELTKISNDVRLMASGPMAGFAEITIPAVHAGSSIMPGKVNPSLSESLNMICFIVIGNDLAVSFAAQAGQFELNVMLGGMVKSVLDSTDMLTNFLPIFSNNMIDGIHANKAKLQSYVQKSPVLVTLLNPLIGYLKAAEVYKEALSSNRNIREIVLERKLMTPEQFDEAMSKENLIT from the coding sequence ATGTCACAAGAATTTAGAATCGATAAGGATTCTCTGGGAGAAATACAAGTCCCAGTTGATGCTTACTATGGTCCATTTACAATGAGAGCTAAAAAACAATATCAAATAACGAATTTGCCACCTCATAGAAATTTCATAAAATCATTTGTCATGATTAAAAAAGCAGCGGCAATTACCAATAAGGAGTTAAGAGTTTTGCCTTCAGATTTAGCTGATGCCATAATTCAAAGTTGTAATGAAATATTGAGTGGCAAATTATCTCAAGAATTTGTAATTGAAACCCTGAATTCTGGAGCCAGCACGGCTTTTAATATGAATTGTAATGAAGTTATTGCAAACAGGACACTTGAGATTATTGGTTTTAATAAGGGCCAATATGACCATGTTAGCCCGAATGACCATGTAAACATGTCTCAATCGAGCAACGACACTTCTCCAACTGCGATTCACTTGGCCATAATCATGAATTGCATGGAGCTCTCAAAATCTTTAGATATTCTGATTAAATCTCTTGAAAAAAAATCCATAGAATTTAGTGAAGATATCAAAATTGGACGAACTCACTTGATGGATGCAATTCCAGTTACACTTGGCCATGAATTTGGTGCGTACGCGTTGGCGATGAAAAAATGTAAAGAAATGATAAATAATTCGCTCGAAGAACTTTACTACGTAGCTCTGGGAGGCACTGCTGTAGGAACTGGAGCAAATACTCCAAAAGGATACCAAGATTTAGTAGTCTCCAATCTAGCAAAGATATCTGGATTTCCTCTAAAACCATCTAGAAACTTATTTTTATCTTTACAAAGCAAACTTGAAGTAGCGAATTGTTCTTCAGCTATAAAAAATTTGGCGCTTGAATTAACCAAAATATCAAATGATGTAAGGTTAATGGCATCCGGACCTATGGCGGGATTTGCGGAGATAACAATTCCAGCGGTCCATGCTGGATCATCAATTATGCCTGGTAAGGTCAATCCTTCTCTATCGGAGAGTCTGAACATGATTTGTTTTATAGTAATAGGTAACGATCTTGCTGTTAGTTTTGCAGCTCAGGCTGGTCAATTTGAATTAAATGTAATGCTAGGGGGCATGGTGAAGTCAGTTTTAGACTCTACAGATATGCTCACCAATTTTCTGCCTATATTCTCTAATAATATGATTGACGGAATACACGCTAACAAAGCGAAATTACAATCGTATGTTCAAAAGAGCCCAGTACTTGTAACACTTTTGAATCCGTTAATTGGATATCTCAAAGCTGCTGAAGTATACAAAGAAGCTCTTTCGAGCAACCGGAATATTCGAGAAATCGTCTTAGAACGCAAGCTCATGACTCCTGAGCAATTCGATGAGGCAATGTCAAAAGAAAATCTCATTACTTGA
- a CDS encoding TATA-box-binding protein, whose translation MPQTKPMVSIENVVASATVNQTVNLNLITQIFPDVEYHPDQFPGLVFRLKAPKTATLIFSSGKMVCTGAKSEEQAIKAVRNVVQKLRKGGIPIENDPIIEIQNIVASASLGGKIHLELAARILPRSMYEPEQFPGLIHRMLDPKTVILLFASGKLVCTGAKKETEVYRAVTNLHTLLEEKNLMIYES comes from the coding sequence ATGCCCCAGACAAAGCCAATGGTAAGTATTGAAAACGTTGTTGCATCTGCAACGGTCAATCAAACTGTAAATTTAAATTTAATTACTCAGATATTTCCTGACGTAGAATATCATCCAGACCAATTTCCAGGATTAGTATTCAGATTAAAAGCTCCCAAAACAGCTACATTAATCTTTAGCTCAGGAAAGATGGTTTGTACTGGAGCTAAATCCGAAGAACAGGCAATTAAAGCTGTAAGGAACGTAGTCCAAAAATTAAGAAAGGGTGGAATACCAATAGAGAATGACCCAATCATTGAAATTCAAAATATAGTTGCATCTGCAAGCCTTGGTGGTAAAATACACCTAGAATTGGCTGCAAGAATTTTACCTAGAAGTATGTACGAACCAGAGCAATTTCCAGGATTGATTCACAGAATGTTGGATCCTAAAACTGTGATTTTACTTTTTGCAAGTGGGAAATTGGTGTGCACGGGTGCCAAAAAAGAAACAGAGGTTTATCGTGCAGTTACTAATTTACATACGCTATTAGAGGAAAAGAATTTAATGATCTATGAAAGTTAA
- the pyrE gene encoding orotate phosphoribosyltransferase, giving the protein MKEYNPMDTLRDELVNFLYDINAIKLGNFTLSSGSISRFYIDLRLLQSYPVYFRKAISLLKMLVLQRIGLDGFDYICSIPTSGTIFGSSLSFELFKPHIYVRKDAKGYGTQKKLEGDLKPGSRVLFVEDVVTTGNSLLTAVKAITDQTRCNRVVVLIDREQGAPEKFREYDMTIDSAISINQVIEILRNYKRISNSDYLTIKDEKVGI; this is encoded by the coding sequence TTGAAAGAATACAATCCTATGGATACTTTGAGGGACGAACTGGTGAATTTCTTATATGACATAAATGCTATAAAATTAGGTAATTTTACTCTTTCAAGTGGGAGTATTAGTCGTTTTTACATTGACCTGAGATTATTACAAAGCTATCCAGTATACTTTAGGAAAGCCATATCTCTGTTGAAAATGCTGGTTCTGCAGAGGATTGGGTTAGATGGATTTGATTATATCTGCTCAATACCTACATCAGGGACTATTTTTGGATCATCGTTATCTTTTGAATTATTTAAACCCCATATTTACGTGAGAAAGGATGCAAAAGGGTATGGGACTCAAAAAAAATTAGAAGGTGATTTAAAACCTGGATCTAGAGTGCTGTTTGTAGAAGATGTAGTTACTACTGGAAATTCATTACTCACTGCTGTGAAAGCTATTACGGATCAAACTAGGTGTAATCGTGTTGTTGTTCTAATAGATAGAGAGCAAGGTGCTCCAGAAAAATTTAGGGAATATGATATGACCATTGACAGCGCGATTAGTATAAATCAAGTCATAGAAATCTTGAGAAATTATAAACGAATAAGCAATTCAGATTACCTGACAATCAAGGATGAAAAGGTCGGAATTTAA